A window of the Sphaerobacter thermophilus DSM 20745 genome harbors these coding sequences:
- a CDS encoding M20 family metallopeptidase: MTLASPRLDPEQATQVLAQIDEREVVEFLQSLVRIPSVNPPGDVRDAIARCREPLEAAGFAIEILAEEETKPNLIARLERGSGPVLLWNAHVDVVPTGEESAWTYPPFGAEIHDRRVYGRGAGDDKASVTAQIMAALALARSGVPLRGTLIVNTVADEEIGGGLGSQLVAESDNIRPDFVIVGEQTLNRVCVGEKGGQGVRVTVYGRAAHGALPWEGANAIEGMARVIVALQDELWPELAKRTHPYFHPSSACVSLIEGGVKSNVVPDRCTIHIDRRIVPGEKPAEVVEEIRRVAEQAVTRIPGLRVEVEPAGWGGREATVVAEDSPIVKAMLAANQYLGFDTTLTGFSMATDGRHFAARGYPTIIYGPGDPSLAHKPDEWVGIDEVLDATRAYALAGLAILGGS, translated from the coding sequence ATGACCCTAGCGAGCCCACGGCTCGACCCGGAGCAGGCGACGCAGGTATTGGCGCAGATCGACGAGCGCGAGGTAGTGGAGTTCCTTCAGTCACTGGTGCGCATCCCATCGGTCAACCCACCCGGTGACGTGCGGGACGCCATCGCCCGCTGCCGCGAACCCCTTGAAGCCGCAGGGTTTGCGATCGAGATCCTCGCCGAGGAGGAGACGAAGCCGAACCTGATTGCCCGGCTCGAGCGCGGCTCCGGCCCCGTGCTGCTCTGGAACGCCCATGTCGATGTCGTGCCGACCGGGGAGGAGTCGGCCTGGACCTACCCGCCATTCGGCGCCGAGATCCACGATCGCCGCGTCTACGGCCGCGGCGCAGGCGACGACAAGGCTAGCGTCACCGCTCAGATCATGGCCGCCCTCGCTCTGGCGCGCTCCGGCGTGCCGCTGCGCGGCACCCTAATCGTCAATACCGTGGCCGATGAGGAGATCGGCGGCGGGCTCGGCTCCCAACTGGTCGCCGAGTCCGACAACATCCGACCCGACTTCGTCATCGTCGGCGAGCAGACCCTGAACCGCGTCTGCGTCGGCGAGAAGGGCGGGCAGGGTGTCCGCGTCACGGTCTACGGCCGGGCCGCCCACGGCGCGCTCCCCTGGGAGGGCGCCAACGCGATCGAGGGCATGGCCAGGGTGATCGTCGCCCTGCAGGACGAGTTGTGGCCGGAACTGGCGAAGCGCACTCACCCCTACTTCCACCCGTCGTCGGCCTGCGTCTCGCTGATCGAGGGCGGCGTCAAATCCAATGTCGTCCCTGATCGCTGCACCATCCACATCGACCGGCGCATCGTTCCGGGGGAGAAGCCCGCCGAGGTGGTCGAGGAGATCCGCCGCGTCGCCGAGCAGGCGGTCACCCGGATTCCCGGCCTGCGCGTGGAGGTCGAGCCGGCTGGCTGGGGCGGCAGAGAGGCCACGGTCGTGGCCGAGGACTCCCCGATCGTGAAGGCGATGCTCGCCGCCAACCAGTACCTCGGGTTCGACACCACCCTGACCGGCTTCAGCATGGCCACCGACGGGAGACACTTCGCCGCTCGCGGTTACCCGACCATCATCTACGGCCCGGGTGACCCGTCCCTGGCGCATAAGCCGGACGAGTGGGTCGGCATCGACGAGGTCCTGGATGCCACCCGCGCCTACGCCCTCGCCGGGCTCGCCATCCTCGGCGGGTCCTAG
- a CDS encoding DUF4349 domain-containing protein, producing the protein MRAAGRSMRVLLLGVLVLALAMTACGGVWREAEVAPSAGGAASASAGDGARDTAGGAAPEAAQLADWDRRIVRTAELTLTVQNVEQAIAAVRDIATAQGGQILTSSTSYNGDYQSAMLTIEVPSDRFDPTMSALRGLPLVERVDHETTSSQDVTEEYVDLEARLRNAEATEQRLLSLQGQAERLEDILALEREIARVRGEIEQMKGRLNYLERRTSFSRIDLQLLPIAAGAGQAPGFDFARVVRQAWDASMRFAGRMATGAVTVVVFLWWLWPLVAAGAVYYARRARRRGPTPGATEA; encoded by the coding sequence ATGCGGGCAGCCGGACGATCGATGCGGGTGCTCTTGCTCGGCGTGCTGGTGCTGGCTTTGGCGATGACGGCCTGCGGCGGCGTGTGGAGGGAGGCGGAAGTCGCTCCGAGTGCCGGGGGCGCCGCGAGTGCGTCTGCCGGCGATGGGGCGCGGGACACCGCCGGAGGGGCGGCGCCCGAAGCGGCGCAGCTCGCCGACTGGGACCGTCGCATCGTGCGGACGGCTGAGCTGACGCTGACGGTCCAGAACGTCGAGCAGGCCATCGCGGCGGTGCGCGACATCGCCACGGCACAGGGAGGGCAGATCCTGACCTCATCGACCTCCTACAACGGCGACTACCAGTCTGCGATGCTGACGATCGAAGTGCCCTCGGATCGCTTCGACCCGACCATGAGCGCGCTGCGGGGCCTGCCGTTGGTGGAGCGCGTGGACCACGAGACCACCAGCAGCCAGGACGTGACTGAGGAGTACGTGGACCTCGAAGCGCGGCTGCGCAACGCGGAGGCGACCGAGCAGCGACTTCTCTCGCTCCAGGGGCAGGCGGAGCGACTGGAGGACATCCTGGCGCTCGAGCGGGAGATCGCGCGTGTGCGGGGTGAGATCGAGCAGATGAAGGGGCGCCTGAACTACCTGGAGCGGCGCACCTCGTTCTCTCGGATCGATCTGCAGCTCCTGCCGATCGCGGCCGGTGCAGGCCAGGCGCCCGGGTTTGACTTCGCGCGGGTGGTGCGCCAGGCGTGGGACGCCTCGATGCGCTTCGCGGGCAGGATGGCGACGGGGGCGGTGACAGTCGTCGTCTTCCTGTGGTGGCTCTGGCCGCTGGTCGCCGCTGGGGCTGTGTACTACGCGCGGCGGGCTCGCCGCCGAGGCCCCACGCCCGGCGCGACCGAGGCGTGA
- a CDS encoding DUF2905 domain-containing protein, which produces MSDLSQLGKIILVVGVALIVLGGVIYLAGRVPLLGRLPGDITIRRGPVTVYIPLATMLLLSLILTLILNIVFRR; this is translated from the coding sequence ATGTCCGATCTGAGCCAGCTCGGCAAGATCATCCTCGTTGTCGGAGTCGCGCTCATCGTGCTGGGCGGCGTGATCTACCTTGCTGGCCGGGTGCCGTTGCTGGGGCGTCTGCCCGGCGACATCACCATCCGCCGCGGGCCGGTCACCGTTTACATCCCGCTGGCGACGATGCTCCTCCTTAGCCTGATTCTCACACTCATCCTCAACATCGTGTTCCGGCGGTAG